In the genome of Plectropomus leopardus isolate mb unplaced genomic scaffold, YSFRI_Pleo_2.0 unplaced_scaffold3420, whole genome shotgun sequence, the window AAGCTCCCACATAACTGCTTGATCACTATCAGATACAAaagcatccatccatccatccatccatccatccacccatccatccatccctctatccgtccatccatccgtccTACCTGGTTTCCGATGGTCAGCATGCCGTTAAACTCGTCCGTCATGGGGTAGTGCTCCATGGCCATGAAGAGGGTGTTGAGGACGATGCAGACGGTGATGGCGAGGTCCAGGAAGGGGTCCATCACCATGATCATCACCAGCTGCTTCACCCTCAGCCAGCTGGGAGAGCAGTCCCACACCAGGTACCGGTGGGCGAACACGTACCAGCACGGGTGGCACTTCCTATGGgcctcctccagctctgcagCAAAACAAGAGACGACgagtgaatttaaaaatataaaaaataaagaagacgGAGGTGGAAACAGTGAATCAGTAAATAGGCGAGGAGTGagtgaattattaatattaaaaagaaaatgtgaaaaatctggacttttgccttggaatttgtcattttgactattttccacccgatgacgtcttttttttttttttttaagttgtcaatgttgctgctaatcactgacatatcccaggctgtcaccttaacaaaaaagaaagaaaagaaaagaaaaagaaacttatTGTAGTATAGTAagaagtatattgaaaataattaaacttttgcatttttttaaatttttatttttatctggcaacatagtggcatcatgacaaaaatctaacatttaagggaataaaattctgaaaattagtgaatatttgatatttatgattacgACTGATGGTGTTTGAAAATATAACTCAACGAAAGAATTTATTAAAGCGATCCCTGAGAAAACTGTCGGTAAATAATCGAGTGACGCTGAGAAAATGAAGGAGGATggaaggagggaaggaaaggagaggaTGAAGGGAGCGcagatggatggagggaggacaGCAGcggctttttgtgttttccctcTATGATGATCTGTTCTGTAAGAGCAGCGACTGCCGAGGGGAGAGACAGTGACTCAGCAGacctaccacacacacacacacacacacacacacacacacacacacacacacacacacagatgcacttACAACACACATGAATGCTGATTTGGACAGATATGAACCCAAAAATCTAATACATGAAtatcatcaaacacacacacacagacacaggcacagacacacacacactcacagacacacacagacacacagacacacagacacacacacacacacacacacacagcaataatCTCATGGTTAATGAGGGTAACAATCAgaactctcctctctctctttcattctgtctctatgtctctctctctctcggacTCTCTTGCACAAACAAAGCCAGTGTCCCCCTGGGGTTggcagtgacacacacacacacacacacacacacagatgcacaattCTGTATcgacacacagttacacacacatacacacaaacagtctggacgcacacacacagtcacacaaaagTGTAACCAGACTCAGTTGGATGCAAAATTCAGATAAAGTCGTGGTTACACAAtcaatcatacacacacacacacgcacgcacacacacacacacgcatgcacacacacgcgcatgcacacacacgcgcacgcacgcacacacgcacgcacacacacacacacacacacacacacaggctgaggTAAAAAGTCAGACCAGGTTACAGTCCCGtattaacatcacttttcttgcttttagatgtttttcacattatttaaacttttgaatgctgaagaaaaaagatttattttttctttaaaaagacaaaaaaggcaaaagaagcAAAACCAGTTCTGAGTGTGTGCACGGAGGTAAAGATCACTGTCAGTGGATAACTTTGATacgaaaaaaatttaaatgagatgattctcagagaaacaaaaatgtgaattttgcCTATTTTGCGAGGgataatttcctaaaaacacTCCCTTCTttcttaaaactaatttttatttatcttttttttatttatatatttgtcacattttagtaattttttgcaattcatgagacatttcttgccaggttggtcattgccttttttcacaattttttggGAAGTAATCTAATAAattatccaggtttcaaaataaaaatttaaataaaaacgtattacaataataaataaatttttctGGAACTTTCGCCAATTTTTTGGGAGAGAAAATGTCCTCATAATCCtgctatgttttttattatgtttaaattattataactaatttgtcacatttacgaatttcttgcaataacttattttaattataaatatttttttctggatattttccctttttattcttTGGGGGGGTGGGTAACTTTCCTAATAATactcccctctttttaaaaactaaaacattttttattttattaataatttttattttttgtcagattttactaatttcttgcaaaaaataatttaattatgaatttatctttctggacattttcatcctctcttctttttccttttttattatttcttttgtcagatttttgtgccaggctggtcattgcccccccccccccccccttttagGAGGTAattatccaggtttcaaagggttaaatggtgCATCTCCTCACCTTCCATGGCGTCGGTGAGGTAGCTGGCAGCGCTGAGCGCCCTCCCCCTCCGCTCCGAGTCCTGTGTGGACGAAGGACGAGGCAACAGCATCGTACTGAGCTCTGTGGTGGACGTGGGGACCTGAGAGGGACACAGAGGACGAGGACAGTTCATTCACTctgttattttataataaagagtgaggacaaacaaaaacatcacttttaatACAAACTAacagacagaggacacacacacacacacacacatacacacacacacacactggaaaagacacccaacacacacattcagcattCAGTCAGGAGCATGAGCTGTCATCCACTTATCTGTTACCGTGGTGatagtatcacacacacacacacacacacacacagatttatgtCAGGTCAAATGGGTCAAACAAAGTGCTGTGATTTCCCTGTgcgtatgtatgtgtgtgtgtgtgtgtgtgtgtgtatgcacctCTTATCACCACGGCAACAGATAAGCAGGTGATGACTAGTGTTCAATGAATCAGAGAAATCAGTGtgccaccactgtgtgtgtgtgtgtgtgtgtgtgtgtgtgtgagtgtgtcagtcTCACTCAAAGGACCGCTGGACGTTTTTCACGTGTTAGACGAGCTGTATGACGGCCGGATCTATGCGTCTTCGTATGTCGCCTCTCAAGCTAAAAGCTTAAATTAAACTCAATAATTAACCTCTTCCTGTTGTCTTTAGCTCTGAgcagcaaccaaaaaaaaacagaggtgtGATCAAGAGCTTCCAGGAAGCTCAACATCCAAC includes:
- the LOC121938813 gene encoding sodium channel protein type 3 subunit alpha-like; the protein is VPTSTTELSTMLLPRPSSTQDSERRGRALSAASYLTDAMEELEEAHRKCHPCWYVFAHRYLVWDCSPSWLRVKQLVMIMVMDPFLDLAITVCIVLNTLFMAMEHYPMTDEFNGMLTIGNQ